Proteins encoded in a region of the Octopus sinensis linkage group LG8, ASM634580v1, whole genome shotgun sequence genome:
- the LOC115214815 gene encoding uncharacterized protein LOC115214815 has protein sequence MPKTRVLSECERGQIVAHHEDGMSQRQIAQKMKCSRCAVQTTLKRFRETKDVKTIQRTGRKKVTSPRDDRSIIRQSLRNKRKTSLELFSDFNEASTSQISRTLRRKLVEYGLKGCKASKKPWVSKSNMEKRLQWAKKPLKLDQ, from the coding sequence atgccTAAAACAAGGGTTTTGAGTGAGTGTGAGCGAGGTCAAATCGTAGCTCATCATGAAGATGGAATGTCTCAAAGACAAATTGCTCAGAAGATGAAATGTTCTCGATGTGCGGTGCAAACGACTCTCAAGCGCTTTAGAGAAACAAAAGATGtaaagacaatacaaagaacGGGTAGAAAAAAGGTTACATCACCTCGTGATGACAGATCAATCATCCGTCAGTCGCtcagaaacaagagaaaaacatCGTTGGAGCTTTTTTCGGACTTCAACGAGGCAAGTACTTCACAAATATCAAGAACTCTTAGAAGAAAGCTTGTAGAGTACGGTCTGAAAGGTTGTAAAGCCAGCAAGAAGCCATGGGTTTCTAAATCGAATATGGAAAAACGTCTTCAGTGGGCCAAAAAACCACTCAAATTGGACCAGTGA